The DNA region CCGCGGCCGACGACACGCCCGCCGTGGTGGACGATCTGGGCGCGGCCACCCGGCTCACCATGATCGCGCTGATCCCGATCGTCACCTTCCTCACCTTCGCCGGCACCCAGATCGGTGAGGCGATCTTCGGCTACGGGCGATTCGGGCACGACGCGGCCCGACTCGGCGAAGCCGTGTCCTGGTCCGCGTTCAACCTGATCCCGTACGCGCTGGTGCTGATTCACCTGCGCGTGTTCTACGCCCGCGAACAGGCGTGGACACCCACCTGGATCATCCTCGGTATCACCAGCGTGCAGATCACGCTGTCCGCGCTCGCGCCGGTCTTCTTCTCCGCCCACCACGTGGTCATCGCGCTCGGCGTGGCCCGCGGCCTCGGCTTCGTCACCGGCGCCCTGATCGGCGGCTGGCTGCTCCACCGCAGCCTCGGCGACCTGCGCATGGCCAACGTCGGACAGACCATCACCCGCGTCGTGCTGTCCTCGCTCGCCGGCGGCGCGGTACTGCTCATCGTGGACAAAGTCCTCGGCCTGCACCGGCTTTCGGACTCCTTCGGCGGGTTCGGCTCCTTCATCCGGGTCGGCATCACCGCCATCGTCATGTTCGGCGTCGCCTTCGGGCTGATGCGCCTGCTCGGCATCCCCGAGATCGTGGCCATCACCGTCGCCGTGTCGCGGCGCCTCGGCATCACCGCACCCGCACCGGATCTGGAACTCGACGGCACCCTGCTCGAGGACATCCACGAGACCACCCTGCTGCCCAAACCGGACCTGCGCGCCGCGCCGTACTACTACCGCTTCGATCCGTACCTCGACGCGCAGACCATGGTGCTCCCGGTCATCCGACCCGATGCGGTTGAACTCACCGAGAAGAGTGAGTTCCCGTACCCTGTTCGGCAGGCAAGCGCAACTGCTCGGACCGGCCTGCCCGCGGACAGCTCCCGCGGCACGCCGGACGTCGCCCGGAACCCCGACGGCGGCTTCCGCACCACTTCGGAAGCCGCGACCGCGGTTCCGCCGACATATCGGTCTTCAACATATGAGGGCGAAGGAGGAACCAGGGTGAGCGACGACGCGGCGGGCAGTGTCCCGTCCGCCGAATCCGCGACGACCGCGGGCGGCGGGCTCTCCACGGACACCCCTCCGGCCGGCGACGCCGGCGGAAAGCCTGGAGCCCGAGCCGAATCCACGGCCCGAAAGAGCGGGTCCGGCGGACCGGAGAAGCTACCGGAGGAGACGGACCAGGCCGGTCCCGAAACCGGTGTCTACGAGGCCATCTCACCGCAGATGCCGCCCATGCGGGTGGAATCGCCGACCAAGCGGATCCAGCGCGGCCCCAAGCTGACCCCGGGCGCCTCCGTGGCAGGCGGCCGCTACCGGCTGCTCGCCGGACACGGCGGCGCCCGCGGACTCCGGTTCTGGCAGGCCCTCGACGTCAAACTCGACCGCGAGGTGGCACTCACCTTCGTCGACGCCGACCAGGAAGCCACCGAGAACTCCGGACACGACGGACCACAGGCCATCCTGTCCCGCACGCTGCGCCTGGGCCGGATCAACTCGCCCGGCCTGGCCCGCGTGCTCGACGTAGTGCGCGGCTCCTCCGGCGGCATCGTGGTGGCCGAATGGACGCCCGGACGCTCCCTCAAGGAGATGGCCGACACCGTGCCGTCGCCGATCGGCGCGGCCCGCGCCATCCGGGCGCTGGCGGCCGCGGCCGAAATGGCGCACCGCGGCGGCGGCTCGCTGTCCATCGACCACCCCGACCGGGTCCGCATCAGCGCCTCCGGCGACGCGGTCCTGGCCTTCCCCGGCACCCTCTCCGACTCCGACGCGCAATCGGACGTGCGCGGCCTGGGCGCCATGCTCTACGCGCTCATCACCGCCCACTGGCCGATCCGCGTCCCCGGCATCTCCGGCACCGCCGCCACCGTCGGCGGACTGCCGCTGGCCGACTTCGGGCCGGACGGAACCCCGGTGGAGCCCAGGAACATTCGGCCCGAGGTGCCCTTCGAGATCTCCGCGGTCGCGGTCCGCTCGCTGGAGTCCAACAAGGGCGTGCGCACCGCCGCCACCGTCCAGCACGTGCTGGAACAGGCGTCGGTGGTGGACCAGAAGACCGACTTCATCCCCGTGCTCCGGCTCGGGCAGAAGCCGCCCAGCGCACCCGACGAGACCCTCGCCGACCCGGAACTGCTCGCCGCCGAGAAGGAACGCTCGCAGCGGATGATGTGGATCCTGGTCGGACTCGGCGTGCTGGCCGCGCTGGTGGTCGGCGTCATCATCTGGTGGCTGCTCAGCGTCTTCGCGCCCGGCTCCTCCAACGCGCCGCTCAACGAACAGCGCAATATCGGGCTCACCACCTCGGCGACGCCGCCGCCCAGCCCGGGCGCCGGACAGACGCCCGCGAGCCTGCCGCCCACCGGCGGCGTGCCGGTGCCGGTCACCGGCGCCACGGTGTTCTCCCCGGAGGGCACCCCGGACAACGTCGGCAGCGTCGGGGCGGTGCTGGACAACAACCCGGCCACCACCTGGCGCAGCGACGCCTACTTCCAGCAGTTCCCGGCCCTCAAGAAGGGCGTGGGCATCCTGACCACCCTGGGCAGCCCCAGCAAGCTGACCAAGGTGAGCATCGAATCGCCCACGCCCGGAACGCAGGTCGAGATCCGCACCTCGCCGACCGCCTCGCCGACCCTCGACCAGACCCAGCTGGTCGGGTCGGCGGTGCTCGGCGAAGGCACCACCGAGATCCCGGTGCGTGCCGACCAGCCCGCCCGCTACGTGCTGCTGTGGATCACGCAGCTCGCCAACAACGGGGGACAGTTCCAGTCGGCCATCGCCGAAATCCGGTTCGAAGCCAGCGTCTGACCGACGCCGCGGAGGTTCTGAGCGCCGATCACGAATGGGCCGCACGATCCAGACCAAACATCCGCTACCTGCGCTTATTCGCGCAATTCACAGCTGCTGAATCGTTATCCTCGATATGATCTTGCATACTCTCGGCTTGGGGAGCTCGCCGCTCTGAGGGGATGCATTGTCGTCACCGAACGCAGTGTCAGCATCGAATACAGAGTCACCGACGAACGCGCAGCCGCATGCCGCCATCCGGCCACGCCCGCGCACCGTCGACACCCGCGCGCGCCAATCCAGCGACCGTGAACTGCTGGCCGCCCACGCCGGCGGCGCACCACACGCCTTCGCCGAACTCCTGCGCCGCCACCGCGACCACCTCTATCAGACCGCGCTACGCGCCTCCTACAGTCCCGAGGACGCCGCCGACTCACTGCAGGACGCCCTGCTGTCCGCGCACCGCAGCGCGGCCGCCTTCCGCGGCGACGCCGAAGTCCGCAGCTGGCTGCACCGCATCGTGGTCAACGCCTGCCTGGACCGCATCCGCCGCAACAAGCTGCGCCGCACCGAACCGCTCTCCGAGGACACCGCCGACGAACCACCCTGCCCGCGAGACGATTTCGCGGCCCTGGAAGCCAGCCTGCTGGTCGACGCGGCGCTGTTCACCCTGCCCGCCGACCAGCGCACCGCCCTGGTCGCGGTGGAACTGGAGGGCTACTCCATCGCGGATGCCGCTGTCCTGCTGGGCATCCCGGAGGGCACCGTGAAGAGCCGCTGCGCGCGCGGACGGCGGCGACTCGAGACGAAACTTCGCGAATAGGACTTTTGCGAACCGACACAGCCGGGCATGAGAACCTGAATTCCGCTCGAACACCGCACTATTGGGGGAACCTTGTACGGTTCCGATACGTCCGATACGAAGACAGGTTTGTGA from Nocardia tengchongensis includes:
- a CDS encoding murein biosynthesis integral membrane protein MurJ; this encodes MRRPQQGRPDPGRVPPEERYHWGHPGGEGNRPPGAGPSSMPQRYPTPPMSNPRPGPATGPQRQANSGQQPVVTAPRTDEKLDNSNAKLVRDTSSLAVATLVSRITGFAKQALLLTVLGPAIASAFTIASSIPNMISELLLGAVLTAIVVPTLVRAEREDADGGAAFVRRLFTTALTVLGTGTAIALILTPVLTEHVFLSSDSKVNSALTTALTFMLVPAILLYGMSALLMAILNTHQVFKPGAWAPVLNNCVALVVLGLYALLPGELTLNPVRMGEPKLLLLGIGTTVGVAVQVATLLPAIRREGIDLRPLWGIDARLKQFGGMAAAIILYVLISQIGFSFTLRVASHADVAGPTIYQNAWLLLQLPWGVLGVTLLTAIMPRLSRNAAADDTPAVVDDLGAATRLTMIALIPIVTFLTFAGTQIGEAIFGYGRFGHDAARLGEAVSWSAFNLIPYALVLIHLRVFYAREQAWTPTWIILGITSVQITLSALAPVFFSAHHVVIALGVARGLGFVTGALIGGWLLHRSLGDLRMANVGQTITRVVLSSLAGGAVLLIVDKVLGLHRLSDSFGGFGSFIRVGITAIVMFGVAFGLMRLLGIPEIVAITVAVSRRLGITAPAPDLELDGTLLEDIHETTLLPKPDLRAAPYYYRFDPYLDAQTMVLPVIRPDAVELTEKSEFPYPVRQASATARTGLPADSSRGTPDVARNPDGGFRTTSEAATAVPPTYRSSTYEGEGGTRVSDDAAGSVPSAESATTAGGGLSTDTPPAGDAGGKPGARAESTARKSGSGGPEKLPEETDQAGPETGVYEAISPQMPPMRVESPTKRIQRGPKLTPGASVAGGRYRLLAGHGGARGLRFWQALDVKLDREVALTFVDADQEATENSGHDGPQAILSRTLRLGRINSPGLARVLDVVRGSSGGIVVAEWTPGRSLKEMADTVPSPIGAARAIRALAAAAEMAHRGGGSLSIDHPDRVRISASGDAVLAFPGTLSDSDAQSDVRGLGAMLYALITAHWPIRVPGISGTAATVGGLPLADFGPDGTPVEPRNIRPEVPFEISAVAVRSLESNKGVRTAATVQHVLEQASVVDQKTDFIPVLRLGQKPPSAPDETLADPELLAAEKERSQRMMWILVGLGVLAALVVGVIIWWLLSVFAPGSSNAPLNEQRNIGLTTSATPPPSPGAGQTPASLPPTGGVPVPVTGATVFSPEGTPDNVGSVGAVLDNNPATTWRSDAYFQQFPALKKGVGILTTLGSPSKLTKVSIESPTPGTQVEIRTSPTASPTLDQTQLVGSAVLGEGTTEIPVRADQPARYVLLWITQLANNGGQFQSAIAEIRFEASV
- the sigM gene encoding RNA polymerase sigma factor SigM: MRPRPRTVDTRARQSSDRELLAAHAGGAPHAFAELLRRHRDHLYQTALRASYSPEDAADSLQDALLSAHRSAAAFRGDAEVRSWLHRIVVNACLDRIRRNKLRRTEPLSEDTADEPPCPRDDFAALEASLLVDAALFTLPADQRTALVAVELEGYSIADAAVLLGIPEGTVKSRCARGRRRLETKLRE